The stretch of DNA CGCGAGTCGACCTCGAAGCGATACGCCTTGAGCAGCGCCGCGGGACCGAGGTAGTTGCCCTCCGCCCACACCGACGGACAACTGCTGTAGCAGGCGCCGCAGAGAATGCAGTCGATGGCCATGTCGAGGTCGCGGCGTTCGCGTGGCGATTGCACGAGCTCGCGCTCGGGAGTCGCCGACGTGCGCATGAGCCACGGCTTGATGTACTCATACTTGGCGAAGAAGTCCGTCATGTCGCAGACCAGATCGCGCACCAGCGGCAGGTGCGGCAGCGGCTCAACGGTGATCGTGCCTTCGGACAGCTGACGCACATTGGTCTGGCATGCCAGCCGGTAGCGACCATTGATGTACATGGCGCACGAGCCGCACACGGCCGCCCGGCAGCAGTAGCGAAACGCCAGCGACGAGTCGTGGCGCTCCTGAATCGCGAACAGGCCCTCGAGGACGGTGAGGCTGCTCTCGAACGACACCGTGAACTCGTCCCAGCGTTCGCCGCCGCCGCCGTCATGGCCCGGATCGTAGCGCTTGATGCGGAACGTCGACTCAGGCATCAGATCGTCCTCGCGGGCATCAGTACGTCCTCTCCTGCGGCTCGAAGGTGCCGAGCGTAACTGCCTTGTCTTCCAGACGGGGATCGGCACCATCGGCGTAGGCGAGCGTATGCTTGAGCCAGGCGTCATCGTCGCGCGCCGGGTAGTCGGTGCGCGCATGTGAGCCGCGCGACTCCGTACGCCTCAGAGCGCCCGCAGCAACAGCCAGCGCAACGTCGACCATTCCCTCGAGTTCGAGGGTGCGCAGCAGGTCGAGGTTGAAGATGCCGCCGTTGTGACGGAGCCCGACGTCCGCGCAGCGCTCTTTGAGCGCCTGCAGCTTGACGAGGCCCTCGCGCATCTGCGACGCCTCGCGGAAGACGCCGAAATGCTCCTTCATCGTGGCCTTCATCTCGGCTCGCACAGCGTACGGGTCCTCGCCGAGCGCACCGCGCACCGCGAGATTGGCGACGCGCACCTCGGTCGCGGCGAGATCGCGGCGAGCGGCAGTCGACACGGCATCGTCGCTTGCCCCGACCTCGCGCCCGAGGAGATCCTGGGCCGCCGCCGCACCCGCGCGGCGCCCGAACACGATTGTCTCCAGCAATGAGTTGCCGCCGAGTCGGTTTGCCCCGTGAACGCTCACGCAGGCGCACTCCCCGGCGGCGTAGAAGCCGCCGAGCTGCGTGCGCCCATCGACGTCGGTGTCAATGCCGCCCATGGTGTAGTGCTGGCTCGGCACCACAGGCACCGGCTCGTCGATAGGATCGACGTGCTCAAAGTGGATCGCCAGGTCGCGGATTCCGGGCAGGCGCTCGAGGATCTTCTGCGCTCCGAGATGCCGCAAGTCGAGGTACACATACCCCTTGCCGTCGATTCCGCGGCCCTCGAGGATCTCGGTTTGGATAGATCGTGAGGTGATGTCGCGCGGCGCCAGCTCCATCGCCTTGGGGGCGTAGCGCGCCATGAACCGCTCGCCGGAACCGTTGACGAGATAGCCACCCTCTCCACGAGCGCCCTCACTCATCAGGATGTTGCTGGTAAGCAACCCCGTGGGATGAAACTGGATGAACTCCATGTCTTTCAGCGGCACCCCGGCATGGTAGGCGATCGCCGCCCCGCCGCCCGTACTGATGATCGCGTTGGTGGAGTTGCCGTACACGCGCCCCGCTCCGCCCGTCGCCATGATCACCGCGTCGGCGGTGAACGCATGGAAGCCGCCGCGCACGATGTCGTACGCGACCACCCCACGGCAGACGCCGTCGACCACGATCAGATCGGTGACGAAGACCTCCACGTACATGGTGATCTGACGCTGGTAGGCGCGCTCCACGAGGCAGTGGAGGAGGTAATGGCCAGTCTTGTCGGCGCCGTAGCATGTGCGGGGAAAGCCGGCGCCGCCGAACGGGCGTTGAGCGATACGTCCGTCATCGAAGCGGCTGAACGGACAGCCCCAGTGATCCATCTCGAAGATCACGCCGGGCGCATCGGCGGTCATCTGCACGACGGCGTCTTGATCGGCGAGATAGTCCGATCCCTTCACCGTGTCGAAGGCGTGCCGCATCGGTGTGTCGTCGTGACCTTCAGGATGATTGGCCAAGGCCGCGTTGATGCCTCCCTGCGCGGCTCCTGAGTGACTGCGCGCCGGGTGCACCTGACTGAGCACGGCGACGTCGATCCCCGCCGCCTTGGCTTCGACGGCGGCGCGAAGGCCTGCGAGGCCGCCGCCGATGACGAGCAGTTGATGATGACGGGCGACGTCCGACACGATCAGCTCACCCACACCCAGAGCGCCCAGACGCCGAAGGCGATGCCCGCCGCGCCGATCACGATGAGCACAGCGTTCAGCGCCCGACGTGCGCCGGCGTTCGCAAAGGCGTAGTCGAGCGCCACCATGCGCACCCCATTCAACCCGTGGAAGACCACCGCCACCAGCAGCACGACGTCGTTGACGAGGACGGCACCGGCCCCCAAACGCTCGGCGATGTTGTCGTACGAGAGCTCCCCCAGAGCGATGTAGTGCGTGAGCACCAGATGCACCCCGATGGTGACGAGCACGAGCACGGCGGTGACGCGCTGGCCGAGCCACGGCCACACGCCGCCGCGACTGCGATCGACCGTCTCTCGTCGCAGGGTCATGCGTCACTCACTTCAAACGCGCGGACGTTGGCCACCGCACGCTCGCTGTCTGCCGCTCGCATCATCCCAGAATGAAGCTCGAAGCTTTGAAGGCGAACAGGCCGAGCGCCGCCGCGGCCAGGAACATGCACACCCAGAAGATCGCCTTGTGGCTGCGCACGCCGACACCGAAGTCCATGAGAATGACGCGCACACCGTTCAGCGCGTGGTAGAGCACCGCCGCGACAAGCATGAGATCGAGGAAGACAAGGAAGGGCCGGTCGAGCGTCTCGAAGAGGCTATCGAGACTCTCCGGCCCTCCGATGCGCCCTTGCGAGATCACCCACAGGTGCGCCACCAAGTAGAGCACGAGCACGACGCCGCTGATACGGAAGAGGATCCACGACCACATGCCGAGACCCTTCCACAGGCCGGCCCCTGCGTCGCCATCTCTGGTTGGTTTCTGCGGCACCGCCACCGTGCTTACGCGAATCGAAAGAGGACATGCGCTCCTGTCGGGGCGCGTAAATCGTAGCGGGCGGGGGCTTTCGCAGAAAGCCCCCGCCCGCATCCGTACAGCATCTCAGACTAGTCTGTGTCGATTTGACTCAGAGGAAGAAGATGAACGTGTTGAGGATGAAGATCGGGATGAGGAAGATCGCCGCCCAGCCGATGTAGGCGAAGAAGTTCGGCATCTTGATGCCCTGCTCCTCGGCGATCGACCTGACCATGAAGTTTGGCGCGTTGCCGATGTATGAGTTCGCGCCCATGAACACGGCGCCACACGACACCGCCGCCAAGTACGCGGCCGGAGCGAAACCGTACGTCGGATTCACCGTGGTTCCCATCAGGTCGGGGAAGTTCTCGAGACCCAGCAAGCCTTGCGCCAGCGACGTGAATACAAGGTACGTCGGCGCGTTGTCGAGGAACGATGAGAGGCCGCCCGAGAGCCAGAAGAACTGCCACGGCTGATCGATACCGAACTGGTCGCCGCGCTCCTTGAGGATCGCCAGTGCCGGGATCATCGAGGCGAAAATACCGGCAAACACAATCGCCACCTCGCCGATGGGCGCCCACGAGAACTGGTTGCGCTGACGTGGCGCCCTCGGGCTGAGGAAGAGCGAGCAAAGCACCAGCAGCACGTACACGCCGTCGCGCATCCACCACTGCACAGGGCCACCCTTATCCACACCGTACGTGCCGGAGATCATCGTCATGGCGATGACGCCGGCGAGGAAGAGGAAGTTGATGCCGCCCTGGATGCGGATCTTCTCCGGGTTGGCCTTGTCCAACTTCTTCGCGCTCGCCGACTCCTTCTTGAAGTAGTAGCTATCGAGCACGAAGAAGACGATGAGCAGGATGATCTGCGTGATGAGCCATTGTGGCCACAGGCGCAGCGTCCACGTGAAGTCGATGCCGCGCAGGAAGCCGAGGAAGAGCGGCGGGTCGCCCAGCGGGGTGAGCAAGCCGGCCGTGTTACAGACGATGAAGATGAGGAAGACGAAGATGTGCTTCTTGTGCGTCCGGCCGCTGTTGGCACGCAGCAGCGGGCGAATCATCAGCATGGCCGCGCCGGTTGTCCCTACGAAGTTCGCGAGCAGGGAACCAACGATGAGGAAAGCCAGGTTGTTCTTGGGCGAACCAACGGTGTCGCCGGCAATGTAGATCCCCCCGGCGATCGTGAAGAGGGCCGCGATGTACACGATGAACGAGATGTACTCCTCGCCCGTCGAGAGGATCTGCTCGAATCCATCGCCACCGAATGTCGCCCACAGGTAGGCCAATACGGGCACGCCGAAGATGGCGGCAACAATGGCTTTGTTGTGGAGATGCTCGAACCACACCGGTGTTGCCAGCGGCAGAACGGCGATAGCGAGCAGCATGCCGACGAACGGCAGGACCGTCCAGTAGGGAAGCGTTTCACCGATGCGAGCCGCCTCCGAGGCCAGCGTCAGCATGGAAGCACCTCACCGGCGCCACGCGTAAGCGAGCGAACTCGAGCGGAGAGCACCCCGCACACGCCGAATCCACAGCGTCCTGCCGTGGTCTTTCTGTCCAGCATCGGACCTCCCCCCTCGTCCGGTCAGCGGATAACAGGCGCAGTTTATCCTATCGAGGGGGCGCCAGAGCAAGACATACCGCACCGCTCCCACTGGCGCTGAGAGCCGGTCGGCTTCTTCGGTTTGGGTCCGGCGGCGAGCGGGTGTCACTCGCCGCCGGACTATACGCGCTCCGCGACCGCCTCGCGGAGCCTTCTTTCGCGCTCCTTTAGAGGAAGAACAACAACGTCACAAGGATGAAGATCGGGATCAGAACCGCCGCCGCAAAGCCGATGTAGGCGAAGAAGTTCGGCATCTTGATGCCCTGCTCTTCGCAGATCGCCTTGACCATGAAGTTAGGCGCATTGCCGATGTACGAGTTTGCGCCCATGAACACGGCGCCGCACGAGATCGCCGCCAGGAACGCCGCGGGCGCGAACCCGAGGGCGGGATCGACCGTCGTCGACATGAGGTCGGGGAAGTTCTCGAGACCCAGCAGGCCTTGCGCCAGCGACGTGAATACGAGGTACGTCGGCGCGTTGTCGAGGAAGGACGACAGACCGCCGGTCAGCCAGAAGAACTGCCAGGGCTGGTCGATGCCGAACTGGTCGCCGCGCGCCTTGAGAATCGCCAGCGCCGGAATCATCGACGCGAAGATGCCGGCGAACACAATGGCAACCTCGCCGATGGGCGCCCACGAGAACTTGTTGAGCGAGCGAGGCTCCTTGGGGCCCAGGAAGAGCGACAGGAGCACGAGGCCAACGAGAATCAAGTCGCGCATCCACCACTCGAAGCCCTCAACGCTGCCGGAGAAGTAGACGCTGGCGATAACACCCGCCAGGAAGAGGAAGTTGATACCACCACGAATCCTGAACGGCTCGCTCGTCGCCTTGTCGACCTTCTTGATCGCCGCCGATTCCTTCTTGAAGAAGTACGAGTCGACGACGAAGAAGAGCACCATGAGAACAACCTGAACGAAGAGCCACTCCTTCCAGAGATGCAGCGTCCAGAAGAAGTCGATGCCCCTGATGAAACCGAGGAAGAGCGGCGGATCGCCCAGCGGCGTGAGAAGGCCAGCCGTGTTGCAGACGATGAAGATGAGGAAGACGAAGACGTGCACCTTGTGCCTGCGCTCGGCGTTGGCACGCAGCAGCGGCCGAATCATGAGCATCGCCGCGCCCGTCGTCCCTACGAAGTTGGCGAGAATCGCGCCCACGATCATGAACGTCGTGTTGTTGCGCGGCGATCCGAGCGTATCCCCCGTGAAGTAGATACCGCCGGCGATTGTGAACAGCGCCGCGATATACATGATGAAGGAGATGTACTCCTCGCCCGTGTGGAGGATCTCGGTCAACCCGTCCCCACCGTATGACAGGAGAAGATAGGCCAGCACCGGCACCCCGAAGATCGCAGCGACGATGCCCTTGTTGCGCAGGTGCTCGAACCAAACCGGCGTCGCCAGAGGAAGGATGGCGATCGAGAGAAGCATACCGACGAAGGGTATGACGGTGAAGAAGCTTAGTTGATCCCCGATCTCAGCCGCCTCGGAGGCCAGCAACGCGAGCGTCAACATGAGCAGCCGCTCCCCGGATGCGCGCCGCTCGAATGGATTGGGGCGATCATCTCAACGCCCTTGACACCAAGCCCAGGTGAACAGTAGTTGTCCGAGGATTCCCGGAGCGACATGAGCTCGTCACACGGAGGCGCCGCACACAGCGGGAGAGGCACCCGAGGTTGACTGAGGAATCGCTGCAGATCTGGCACATTGCCCCCTTCTCCGGGAGCGGCTGTGCCACGAAGACCGAGTGAAGAAAGCCGCTACCCGGATGCACAAGTCATCCGGGTAGCGGCCCGACTACCCCATTACCTCCACGACGGCAGTGCGCCGTGGACCCATTTCGATCTTCGCGCGCGCATTCTATCGAAGCACGTCACCCGAACACAAGAGGCGCTACGATTGCCGGCCCCGCGTGACAGGCCCAGCGTCGTCGCCTGAAGCCGCGTCTTCTCGCGTTAGCGCTCGCTATCCTTCGTGCGGCCGGGGCTGCCGTGTCCGTGCCGCTCCCTTGCCTACCCTGCGCGCGGCTGCCGGAGCAGAGTGCTTCGTGGCCGCCGCCTCGGACTTCTTGCCGCTGGCGCCGGTACCGCGCGCGGCCTTGCGCCGAGCGCGATCGAGCAACTCTCCCGCCTCCTCGATGAGATCGCCCGCCTCGATGAGGTCGCGCGTCTCGCCGCTGGTATGCAGCCCCATGGCTACCTCCCACACCTGCTCGACGCGATCGACGGGGACGAACCGCATGCCCTGACGCAACTCCTCCGGAACGTCCTCGAGATCGGCCTCGTTACGGCTTGGCAGAATGACCGTCGAGATACCGGCGCGCTGTGCCGCGAGAGTCTTCTCCTTCAGGCCGCCGATCGGCAGAACCTGTCCCGTCAGCGTGACCTCTCCGGTCATGGCGACCTCGCTACTCACCGGCGTGCCGGTCACGAGCGAGCAGATCGCAGTAGCCATGGTGACGCCGGCGCTCGGCCCGTCCTTGGGGATGGCGCCGGCGGGAACATGGATGTGGATGTCGTGTGTCCTGAAGTAGTCGTCGGGGATGCCGAGTTCGCGCGAGTGAGCGCGCACATAGCTCATCGCCGCGGTCGCCGACTCCCTCATCACGTCACCCAGCTGACCCGTCACCGTCACGTGGCCCGCGCCCGGCATAGCCGAGGCCTCAACGAAGAGGATGTCACCGCCGACCGGCGTCCAGGCGAGCCCCGTGGCCACGCCGGGGTCGCTTGTGCGTCGCTTGACCTCGGCATACACGCGCGGGCGTCCGAGCAACTCGCGCACCTTCTTGGGATCGACACGGAAACGCTTGCGCGTCGGCGCCGGCATCTCGGCAACGACGCGCGCCAGCTTGCGACAGACCGTGCCGATCTCACGCTCCAAGTTACGCACGCCGGCCTCATGCGTGTACGACTGAATGATCTCGGTCAGCGCCTCGTCGGTGAACGTCACTTGGCTCGGGCGCAGGCCGTTCTTCTCAACCTGGCGCGCCACAAGGTAGTTGCGCGCGATCTGCAGTTTCTCGGCGATCGTGTAGCCGGCGAGCTGGATGATCTCCATACGGTCGCGCAGTGGTGGCGGGATCGGCTCAAGCTGATTGGCGGTCGTGATGAACATCACCTTGCTGAGATCGAACGGCAGGTCCATGTAGTGATCGCGGAAGGTGGTGTTCTGTTCTGGGTCGAGGACTTCGAGAAGCGCGCTCGATGGATCGCCGCGCCAGTCGGCACCCGTCTTGTCGATCTCGTCGATCATGAACAGCGGATTGTTGGTGCCGGCGTCACGGACGGCACGGATGATGATCCCGGGCATCGCCCCAACGTAGGTGCGGCGATGCCCACGCACCTCGGCCTCATCGCGCACGCCGCCGACACTGATACGCTCGAACTCGCGCCCGGTGGCGGCGGCGATGGAGTGACCAAGACTGGTCTTGCCGACACCGGGCGGGCCGACGAAGCAGAGGATCGGCCCGTGCAGGTCGGGCTTGAGCTTGCGCACGGCGAGGAACTCGAGGATGCGGTCCTTCACCTTGTCGAGATCGTAGTGATCACGATCGAGAATCTGACGAGCGTGCGCGATATCGAGGTTGTCCTCGCTGCTCACAGACCACGGCAGCGCGAGAATCCAATCGAGATACGTGCGGATCACAGGATACTCGGCGCTCTGCGGCGAGATGTGTGAGAGGCGCTCAAGCTCCCGGCGGGCGGCCTTGTCGGCCTCTTCCGGGAGTTTGAGCTCGTCGATCTTGGCTCGCAGCTCGCTGATCTCGGCCTCTTGCTCATTCGTCTCACCGAGTTCTTGCTGGATGGCGCGTAGTTGCTGGCGCAGGAAGTACTCGCGCTGCCCCTTGTCGATCTCGCTGCGGATATCGCTCTGGATCTTGGAGCCGAGCTCAAGGACATCGAGTTCCCTTGTGAGGATGCTGACCAGCATGCGCATGCGCTTCTCAACGTCGTTCTCCTCGAGCAATGGCTGCTTGTCTTCGACCTTGAGACGCACGGTGCCGACGATGAAGAACGTCAGCGGTCCAGGCTCGGAGATGTTGGCCGCCGCGTCCTGCAACTCCTCCGGCAGATAGGGTACGAGAGCGACTATTCGGCTGAAGAGGTTGAGCAGGCTGGAGCGCAGCGCCTCAACCTCCCGCCCGCTCGGCACGACGTCCTCGAGCGGCGTGATGTCGGCGGCGAGATAGGGCGTCTCGCGTACGTAGTGGTCGATGCGCACACGGCGCATGCCCTGCACGAGGACACGCATCGTCCCGTCGGGCAGCTTGACCATCTTGTGCGCAAGACCCACAGTGCCCACCGAATACAGGTCGTCCGGCCCCGGCACCTCGATCTCGCTGTTCTTGCTCGCCACGAAAGCGAGCAGACGGTCGCCCGCCATCACGTCGTCCATGAGACGCAGACTGCGCTCCTGGCCGATAGTCAACGGCACCATCATGTCCGGGTAGACCACAGTGTCCTTGAGCGGCAGGACGGGAAGCGTGCCGGGGATCTCTGGCGCCTGCTCGACGAGAATCGGCTGCTCCTCGCTCATGCTTCCCCCCCATGGCGACGGATATCGATCTTGTGTGCCCCGGCGGCACGCTCCACCAGTGCCATGCGAACCTCGAGGATGCCGGCCTCATAGGTCGCCGTCGTCACTTCGGGGTCGATGTCGACCACGACGCGCAAGCGGCGCTCGAATGCGCCGTAGTCCATCTCCACCTGTTGGTAGACGCGCCCCTCACCGCTCGCAAAAGCGCGCTCGCCGCGGACCACAAGTTCGCGACTGTCGACCGTAAGCTCGATGTCGGCCAGCGAGACGCCCGGCAATTCGAACCGAGCCACGAGCTCGTGACTCCGTTCATCCACATACGCATCTGCAGCCGGTGAGAACCGCCCGCCGAAGTACCGCTGCCGCGACGTTAACTCACATGAATCGTTGAACGCGCGCAGTATCTCGCTGTGCATCCTGTCGAAATCCAATGCCTGACTCCTTGCGCGAGGCCCCAAGCGGCCATACCTGAACACTGGGAGAGTACTACCCGGTACCGACCTAGACAAAAAGCTCGTTGAAGAGCCGGGGTCGCACGCCGATAGTCGGCACAGAGAATCAATGGCTGCTACATGACACACCTCCTACATACCGTCCGCGACCTCTCGGTGCGCTGGAAGATCATCCTGCCCTTCGTCCTGCTGGCGACAGTCACCTGGTTCGTTGCCGCCAGCATCCTCGAGCGCTCCTCGACGGAGGCGATCACCACGCAGAGCCGCGCGGAGGCGCGGCGCGTCTCTGACGCGGCGGCGCACCACTTGGCTCTGCGCGTGCGCTTCATCGGCCGCGAAGTGGCCATACAGTGCCTTGAAGCGGAGGTCTTCGTCGGCCACGTCACAGCGGAGAACACCGTCGACGCCATACGGCCGGGCATCACTGAGATGTTCATGCGGGACACATCCCTCAAGCGGCCGTTCCTCGCCGATCTCGTCAAGGTTGTCGACGGCGACAATCGGGCCGTGGTCGACCTGCGGCTGAATCGCCTAACCACATCCGCCGTTGAGGACAAGGAGCTGATCGCAACGGCCCGAGAGGAGCTCTCCGCCGAAGGCATAATCACCACCACCAGCGAGTCGCCGACCACCTACGTCGCAGGAGCCGCAGGGATCAAGACGGCCGACCCCAAGTCGTCGATCCTCATCATGGGCATCGAACTCGACGACGAAATGCTGGACGAAATGGGTCTCTCGGCCACGCACGACGTCTTCGTCGTCGGCCCGAAAGGAATCATCGGTGCGACCGGCCCCACGGCGGACTCGGCGGAGCTGAGGGAGGCGGTTCAACTCGCCACCGGCGATGAGATGACCGTCGGCGATAGCACATACGCCATCGCCGAGACGCCCATTACCCTCGACATCGCCCCCGACCTGCGCGTCGTCGCCGTTATCCCCCTGGACGGATTCGTCGCCGATACCGGCGCTCAAGTGCAAGCGTGGCTCGTCCTCGCCCTGGGGATTGCCGCCTTCCTCGTCCTCGCCCTCTGGCTCTCGAACACACTCACGCGCCCCCTGAGAGCCGTCACAGCGGTCGCGCAGGAACTCACCGACGGCAACATGACCGCCCGCGCGCCGATCTCGTCCAAAGACGAGATCGGCACCCTTGCCAACGCGTTCAACCGGATGGGCGACGAACTCGCTCGCCGCGACGCACGCCTGAGCGAGGCCTTTGCCGAGCTCAAGTTCCTGAGCGAGACGGACGCCCTTACCGGCCTCCTCAACTACAGGGCAATTCACGCCGCGATCGAGCGCGAGATCGCACTGGCCAAACGCCACTATCGAGTATTCAGCATCGTCATCCTTGACATCGACAACCTCAAACTCATCAATGACACCTACGGACACGCGGCGGGAGACACCGTGATCCGGCAAGTCGCCGACGTGGCACGCAACAGCACGAGGGAGAGCGACCTCGTAGGTCGTCACGGCGGCGACGAGTTCATGATGATCCTGCCGCGAACGACCACGACTCAGGCACACCACGTCGCCGATAAGCTCCGCGATGTGATGCTGGACCACCCGTTCATCGCCCCCGATGGAGGTCTCCACGTCCCGATCCGCTTCAGCCTCGGCGTCGCCACCTTCCCCGACGATGGCGACAACAGCGCCGCCATCCTCGCGCGCGCAGATGAGAACCTCTACACATCGAAGCGCCGCGGCGGCGACATGATCACCAGCGGCCACGAGCCGGGGCCCGCGCGAAAGACACTCCTGCGCGGGTTCAGCATTCTCGACTCGCTCGTGATCGCCGTCGACAACAAAGACCGCTACACCTATCAGCACTCTGAGGATGTCACGCGCCTCGCCCTCCTGATCGCCGACGAGCTCGGACTCGACGAGCCTACCCAGGACATCCTGCGCACGGCCGGTCTCCTCCACGATGTGGGCAAGATCGGCGTGCCGGACACGCTCCTCCGCAAGCCGGGGCGCTTGACACCCCTTGAGTACGAGCACGTCAAGCGCCACCCAGCCATGGGTGCCGCACTCATCCAGGGCATTCCGGACGAAGAGGAGATACGCGCGGCGATCGTCTCTCACCACGAGCACTGGGACGGCAGCGGCTTTCCCCGGGGACTCCGCGGCACGGAGATCCCGCTGCTGGGTCGCATCCTGGCCGCCGCCGACGCCTACTCGGCGATGACGAGTCATCGACCCTACCGCAAGGCGCTTCCCGACTCGGAGGCGATCGAACAGCTCGTCGCCGGTGCGGGCACGCAGTTCGATCCCGATGTCGTCGCCGCCTTTGTGCACGCCATTCAACTACACGAAGCAGTCGGCGCGCAGCCCGTCGCGACACACTGACGGACTTGGCTACCACATGCCGTCCCCATTATCAGAAGTGGACAAGTGGCCTATTCAGGCCGACTCGGCGCAGCCCGATACGCCAGACAGACCGCGATCTGACCGCGCAACACACCGGAGGAACGATGCGCGAAGCTTCCACATCGGGACCGCCAACGCGATGACACGATTGCGCGAAGCTGTGCACGCACTTTCGCTACGCTGGCGAATTCTTCTACCCTTCGTCGCTCTCTGCACCGTCACGTGGATCGTCGCCGCGAGCATTCTCAGCCGTTCCGCGGAGGACTTGATTCTGACCCAGGGTCGCGCCGAAGCAAGTCAAGCAGCGACAGCAGCCGCACGGCACATCGAACTGCGCACGACGTACCTCGAGCGCGAAGCCGGCGTGCTCGGCGGTGAAGCGGAGCTCATCGTGGGCGACCGCACGGCGGCAGAGGCACTCCCCGACTACTTCGCCGACCTGACGAAAGCGTTCACAGTCGGCACGCTGACGAATCAGCCCTTCTTCGCTGACATGGTGAAGGTCGAGACGGCACCGGGCAAGGTTCTCATCGATCTGCGCCGCGACCTCGTGAGCACCGGAAAGCTCGACGACAAGGCGCTCTTCACTGAGGCACGAGCAGGCAAGACGGCGAGCGGCATAGTCACCGTGAGCGGCCGTAACAAGGCCTACATCGCCGCCTCGGTGCAGATCTCGAGCGGCGACCCAGACGGCCTCGTGTTCCTCATGGGCAAGTCGCTGGACGAGACCGTGGTCTCAGAGATGGGCCTGACCGGACAACACGACATCTTCATCATCGGTCCTAACGGCGTGCTGGCCGCGGGCGGCCCGACAGCGAACGACGAGGACCTCGCCGATCGCGCCGTGGAAGGAGCCGACGGAGAGATCGCGATCGGCGATTCCACGTACATCCTTGCGAGCGCCCCCATCAGCACGAGCCTCACTCCAGGGCTGCGCGTCGTGGCCGCCCTGCCTACCGCACCCTTCATCGCCGACGCACACGCCGCCAGCACGCGAGCATGGCTCGTGCTCGGCGTCGGCCT from Thermoleophilia bacterium encodes:
- a CDS encoding Hsp20/alpha crystallin family protein translates to MDFDRMHSEILRAFNDSCELTSRQRYFGGRFSPAADAYVDERSHELVARFELPGVSLADIELTVDSRELVVRGERAFASGEGRVYQQVEMDYGAFERRLRVVVDIDPEVTTATYEAGILEVRMALVERAAGAHKIDIRRHGGEA
- a CDS encoding diguanylate cyclase, with protein sequence MTHLLHTVRDLSVRWKIILPFVLLATVTWFVAASILERSSTEAITTQSRAEARRVSDAAAHHLALRVRFIGREVAIQCLEAEVFVGHVTAENTVDAIRPGITEMFMRDTSLKRPFLADLVKVVDGDNRAVVDLRLNRLTTSAVEDKELIATAREELSAEGIITTTSESPTTYVAGAAGIKTADPKSSILIMGIELDDEMLDEMGLSATHDVFVVGPKGIIGATGPTADSAELREAVQLATGDEMTVGDSTYAIAETPITLDIAPDLRVVAVIPLDGFVADTGAQVQAWLVLALGIAAFLVLALWLSNTLTRPLRAVTAVAQELTDGNMTARAPISSKDEIGTLANAFNRMGDELARRDARLSEAFAELKFLSETDALTGLLNYRAIHAAIEREIALAKRHYRVFSIVILDIDNLKLINDTYGHAAGDTVIRQVADVARNSTRESDLVGRHGGDEFMMILPRTTTTQAHHVADKLRDVMLDHPFIAPDGGLHVPIRFSLGVATFPDDGDNSAAILARADENLYTSKRRGGDMITSGHEPGPARKTLLRGFSILDSLVIAVDNKDRYTYQHSEDVTRLALLIADELGLDEPTQDILRTAGLLHDVGKIGVPDTLLRKPGRLTPLEYEHVKRHPAMGAALIQGIPDEEEIRAAIVSHHEHWDGSGFPRGLRGTEIPLLGRILAAADAYSAMTSHRPYRKALPDSEAIEQLVAGAGTQFDPDVVAAFVHAIQLHEAVGAQPVATH